Genomic window (Plasmodium reichenowi strain SY57 chromosome Unknown, whole genome shotgun sequence):
attaaagaataaaagtctttgaaaaaagaataaaattaatataataaataaaatatttaatacaATAAATGATCAAAAAAATTGACACATAACaaaatacattatatatgttcacttaatacatataaaaatataagcactaaaaataatgataaaaaacattttaCATTAAACTAATAATACCGAATACACAAAACTCTCTATCAAgaataacataaaataatcatatctattcctttaataattttgtgtattgttgttttttattcatttttttttttcgtcGATAACGtaaaatcaaataaataattacCAAAATTAAAACTATGACTACAATTGTAACAACAGTAGCAGTTATAGCAGTAGTTAAAGTACTAGTTGCATTGCCTGCTTGTGTCAATACATCTGCTTTAGCATGAGCAAAAGCTGCTTCAACTTCTCCAGTAAAGGTTTTAAGCGAAGTAGGTTTTTCAGCTATACTTTGTACTGCCGtggaaaataatgaataagTACCCTCATCAAAAAATGGGGC
Coding sequences:
- a CDS encoding rifin; this encodes INSKGAPFFDEGTYSLFSTAVQSIAEKPTSLKTFTGEVEAAFAHAKADVLTQAGNATSTLTTAITATVVTIVVIVLILVIIYLILRYRRKKKMNKKQQYTKLLKE